From Paucibacter aquatile, the proteins below share one genomic window:
- a CDS encoding DUF3025 domain-containing protein, producing the protein MDFGIDWSAPWLAPYRARGLALAADLAAGARVAEALNAQLRAGPPVLLEAGPLRFVAQDELPEGEAYEAFIHRSACVPTRDNAHDLFNGLVWLHWPGLKTRLNALHLQALTESGGVQAQRGPLRDALTLLDENAAFLQGPESLRAALRERDWTALFGRLRPLWAQARLQLVGHALMEKLLQPRKPICAHVLILPEAADAQDASGRWLAPECLRHKPFVPLPVLGVPGWWPANENADFYDDPGVFRPGVRVQTG; encoded by the coding sequence CTGGATTTCGGCATCGATTGGTCCGCGCCCTGGCTGGCGCCCTACCGCGCACGTGGGCTGGCGCTGGCGGCTGACCTCGCCGCCGGCGCCCGCGTGGCCGAGGCGCTCAATGCCCAGCTGCGCGCGGGGCCCCCGGTCTTGCTCGAGGCCGGCCCGCTGCGCTTTGTGGCCCAGGATGAGCTGCCCGAGGGCGAGGCCTACGAGGCCTTCATCCACCGCAGCGCCTGCGTGCCGACGCGCGACAACGCCCATGATTTGTTCAACGGCCTGGTCTGGCTGCACTGGCCCGGGCTCAAGACCCGGCTCAACGCACTCCATCTGCAAGCCTTGACCGAGAGCGGCGGCGTGCAGGCGCAGCGTGGCCCGCTGCGCGATGCCCTGACCCTGCTGGATGAGAACGCCGCCTTTTTGCAGGGGCCCGAATCGCTGCGGGCGGCTCTGCGTGAGCGTGACTGGACCGCGCTGTTCGGCCGCTTGCGCCCGCTCTGGGCCCAGGCGCGGCTGCAACTGGTGGGCCATGCCTTGATGGAAAAGCTGCTGCAGCCGCGCAAGCCCATCTGCGCCCATGTGCTGATCCTGCCCGAGGCAGCCGATGCGCAAGACGCGAGTGGCCGCTGGCTGGCGCCGGAGTGCCTGCGGCACAAGCCTTTTGTGCCGCTGCCGGTGCTAGGCGTGCCCGGCTGGTGGCCGGCCAATGAAAACGCGGATTTCTATGACGACCCCGGGGTGTTCCGCCCCGGCGTGCGGGTACAAACCGGCTAG
- a CDS encoding S1 family peptidase encodes MFRFLLQPSARLLRPLVGLMGSLMFGGLLGVASAAPSPAVTPPPAAAAASAPAAVSATARRVYEGTRAQLLQIRTLLKTQDSQASVGSGFLVSEDGHVLTNYHVISQFALEPERYRLRYATTEGQEGQLELLDFDVRRDLALLRAPAGALKGRGALSFRPADRPLAKGDRIYSMGNPHDVAFAVVEGNFNGLVERSFDPLIYYSGSINSGMSGGPVVDEDGRVVGVNVSAMFFAQQMSFLVPGEFARQLFERSRTAKPLSAPAWPRLREQLLRYQDELVTRFVAQPWASAGHSRYQLPVPQEQFMRCWGRGTPADTKGLEFQRSQCRMEHAVFVSDAMQTGYLDMSHEAYDGAKLGAIRFAKQYSGSFRNERLGRDDKDRTAPFCKEEFVDRAGLPLRAVVCLRAYRKLSGLHDLSVLVTTVDASTEGALGRFDARGVSFDNALKLSAHYLEGFAWTAKKNNDKNSSSNSPSASR; translated from the coding sequence TTGTTCCGATTTCTCCTTCAGCCCTCGGCGCGCCTGCTTCGGCCGCTCGTGGGGCTCATGGGCAGCCTCATGTTTGGGGGGCTGCTCGGTGTCGCCTCGGCGGCCCCGTCGCCGGCCGTGACGCCGCCGCCGGCAGCTGCTGCGGCTTCAGCCCCGGCCGCCGTGTCGGCCACGGCGCGCCGCGTCTACGAGGGCACGCGCGCCCAGCTGCTGCAGATCCGCACTTTGCTCAAGACCCAGGACAGCCAGGCCTCGGTGGGCTCGGGTTTTCTGGTCAGCGAAGACGGCCATGTGCTGACCAACTACCACGTGATCAGCCAGTTCGCCCTGGAGCCTGAGCGTTACCGCCTGCGCTACGCCACGACCGAGGGGCAGGAGGGACAGCTGGAGCTGCTGGACTTCGATGTGCGCCGCGATCTGGCCCTGCTGCGCGCGCCCGCCGGAGCCTTGAAAGGGCGGGGCGCTTTGAGCTTCCGCCCGGCCGACCGTCCGCTGGCCAAGGGCGACCGTATCTACTCGATGGGCAATCCGCACGATGTGGCCTTTGCTGTGGTCGAGGGCAATTTCAACGGCCTGGTCGAGCGCAGCTTCGATCCGCTGATCTATTACTCGGGCAGCATCAACTCGGGCATGAGCGGCGGCCCGGTGGTGGACGAAGACGGGCGGGTGGTCGGCGTCAATGTCTCGGCCATGTTCTTTGCCCAGCAGATGAGCTTTCTGGTGCCCGGTGAGTTTGCCCGTCAGCTGTTCGAGCGCAGCCGCACGGCCAAGCCCCTGAGTGCGCCGGCCTGGCCGCGCCTGCGCGAGCAGCTGCTGCGTTACCAGGACGAGCTGGTGACGCGTTTCGTGGCCCAACCCTGGGCTTCGGCCGGTCACAGCCGCTATCAGCTGCCGGTGCCGCAGGAGCAGTTCATGCGCTGCTGGGGCCGCGGCACGCCGGCCGACACCAAGGGACTGGAGTTCCAGCGCTCGCAGTGCCGCATGGAGCACGCCGTCTTTGTCAGTGATGCCATGCAGACCGGCTACCTGGACATGTCTCACGAGGCCTACGACGGCGCCAAACTCGGCGCCATCCGCTTTGCCAAGCAGTATTCGGGCAGCTTCCGCAACGAGCGCCTGGGCCGCGATGACAAGGACCGCACCGCACCGTTTTGCAAGGAAGAGTTTGTCGACCGCGCCGGCCTGCCGCTGCGCGCCGTGGTGTGCCTGCGTGCCTACCGCAAGCTCAGCGGTCTGCATGACCTGAGCGTGCTGGTCACCACGGTGGACGCCAGCACCGAAGGCGCGCTGGGCCGCTTCGACGCCCGCGGCGTCAGCTTCGACAATGCGCTGAAGTTGAGCGCCCATTACCTGGAAGGTTTTGCATGGACCGCCAAGAAGAACAACGACAAGAACAGCAGCAGCAACAGCCCCAGCGCATCGCGGTGA
- a CDS encoding FHA domain-containing protein, which produces MDRQEEQRQEQQQQQPQRIAVIEVLGRDGEVRSVQRVQQWPALIGRSVLCDVVLEDGHVAAEHAQLLWDDQGPRLRLLPSLNGGWLGERRLREGEVADLQPAAAFQLGATHLRWRSSEERLAAEQPMQAHQQRAAKVAAGWVPGLLALWLGLLWFDQWSALNPGSPWVDYSGAVLGPLAVILGWAALWSLVTQLFQHRFPFATHLRRALVGVTGLHLLSFGLPLLAYALSWPRLLVVDALVFPAGVAALLWWHAILVWPRGRRWLALAITAGLATVMVLTVARRLEQQHWFGPSYLSALPPPSFRLVNPKPPEALIDALRPLEAQLARQASKDNDTPSSEGEQD; this is translated from the coding sequence ATGGACCGCCAAGAAGAACAACGACAAGAACAGCAGCAGCAACAGCCCCAGCGCATCGCGGTGATCGAGGTGCTGGGCCGCGACGGCGAAGTCCGTTCGGTCCAGCGGGTGCAGCAGTGGCCGGCCCTGATCGGCCGCTCGGTGCTTTGCGATGTGGTGCTGGAAGACGGCCATGTGGCGGCCGAACATGCCCAACTGCTCTGGGACGATCAAGGCCCGCGCCTGCGCCTGCTGCCCAGCCTCAACGGCGGCTGGCTGGGCGAGCGCCGCTTGCGCGAGGGCGAGGTGGCCGATCTGCAGCCCGCCGCGGCCTTCCAGCTGGGCGCCACGCACCTGCGCTGGCGCAGCAGCGAGGAGCGCCTGGCCGCCGAGCAGCCCATGCAGGCCCACCAGCAACGGGCCGCCAAGGTGGCGGCCGGCTGGGTGCCAGGCCTGCTGGCGCTCTGGTTGGGCCTGCTGTGGTTTGACCAATGGTCGGCGCTCAATCCGGGTTCACCGTGGGTCGATTACAGCGGCGCCGTGCTCGGCCCGCTGGCGGTGATCCTGGGCTGGGCGGCGCTGTGGTCCTTGGTGACTCAGCTGTTCCAGCATCGCTTTCCCTTCGCCACCCATCTGCGCCGGGCGCTGGTGGGCGTGACGGGCCTGCATCTGCTGAGTTTTGGCCTGCCGCTGCTGGCCTATGCCCTGAGCTGGCCGCGCTTGCTGGTGGTCGATGCGCTGGTCTTTCCGGCGGGCGTGGCGGCGCTGTTGTGGTGGCATGCCATCCTGGTGTGGCCGCGCGGGCGGCGTTGGCTGGCCCTGGCCATCACGGCCGGCCTGGCCACGGTGATGGTGCTGACCGTGGCGCGCCGCCTGGAGCAGCAGCATTGGTTCGGCCCCAGTTACCTGAGCGCCTTGCCGCCGCCGTCCTTCCGCCTGGTCAACCCGAAGCCGCCCGAAGCCTTGATCGACGCCCTGCGGCCGCTGGAAGCGCAACTGGCCCGCCAGGCCAGCAAAGACAACGACACGCCCAGCAGCGAGGGTGAGCAGGACTGA
- the cysK gene encoding cysteine synthase A, which translates to MKVNNILATIGNTPHIRVQRLFGAEAQVWIKSERSNPGGSIKDRIALAMVEDAEARGLLQPGGTIIEPTSGNTGVGLAMVAAVKGYKLILVMPDSMSVERRRLMLAYGASFDLTPREKGMKGAIARAQELLSQHENAWMPQQFENPANIDVHVRTTAQEILRDFPEGLDALITGVGTGGHISGCAKVLKQHWPQLKVFAVEPSASPVISGGAPSPHPIQGIGAGFIPVNLKTELLDGVIQVEAEAAREYARRSAAQEGLLVGISSGATLAAIAQKLPELGAGARVLGFNYDTGERYLSIEGFLPA; encoded by the coding sequence ATGAAAGTCAACAACATCCTCGCCACCATCGGCAACACGCCCCACATCCGCGTCCAGCGCCTGTTCGGCGCTGAGGCCCAGGTCTGGATCAAGTCCGAACGCAGCAACCCGGGCGGCTCCATCAAGGACCGCATCGCCCTGGCCATGGTGGAAGACGCTGAAGCGCGCGGCCTGCTGCAGCCCGGCGGCACCATCATCGAGCCGACCTCGGGCAACACCGGCGTCGGCCTGGCCATGGTCGCCGCGGTCAAGGGCTACAAGCTGATCCTGGTGATGCCCGACAGCATGTCGGTGGAACGCCGCCGCCTGATGCTGGCCTACGGCGCCAGCTTCGACCTGACCCCGCGCGAAAAAGGCATGAAGGGCGCCATCGCCCGCGCCCAGGAACTGCTGAGCCAGCATGAGAACGCATGGATGCCCCAGCAATTCGAGAACCCGGCCAATATCGATGTCCATGTGCGGACCACCGCCCAGGAAATCCTGCGCGACTTCCCCGAAGGCCTGGATGCACTCATCACTGGCGTGGGCACCGGCGGCCACATCAGCGGCTGCGCCAAGGTGCTGAAGCAACACTGGCCGCAGCTCAAGGTCTTTGCCGTCGAGCCCTCGGCCTCGCCCGTGATCAGCGGCGGCGCGCCAAGCCCGCACCCGATCCAGGGCATCGGCGCCGGCTTCATCCCGGTCAATCTGAAAACCGAATTGCTGGACGGCGTGATCCAGGTCGAGGCCGAAGCCGCGCGCGAGTACGCACGCCGCAGTGCTGCGCAGGAAGGCCTGCTGGTCGGCATCTCCAGCGGCGCCACCCTGGCCGCCATCGCGCAGAAGCTGCCCGAGCTGGGCGCCGGCGCTCGCGTGCTGGGCTTCAACTACGACACCGGCGAACGGTATCTCTCGATCGAGGGCTTCCTGCCGGCTTGA
- a CDS encoding Gfo/Idh/MocA family protein, whose amino-acid sequence MSTDGTKADFLNLGVIGLGVMGQRMLERLQGHARLRARWVWDANPAALAQTLARYPHLRAADSAEALIQSPGLHSLYIATPPAAHLRLSELGFDAGLAVFCEKPLTVDFPGARRCIARIAAEGQRAAVNFALASSPGLALLQQRFGAMASAPSLGRLQHIELELAFAAWPRPWQAAAGAWLAEREEGGFSREVMSHFIFAAQRVLGPARLLRSEVLFPSEGRGAETQLTAELEIGGVPLRIHGRVGGEQADLNRMVWQAEHGTLELGEWFTRIQDTSTSAEALAPELQRERSRLDQLDQWVALIQGRRHGLPGFAESLAVQETIEALLQAPA is encoded by the coding sequence ATGAGCACGGACGGCACCAAGGCAGACTTTTTGAATCTGGGCGTGATCGGCCTGGGCGTGATGGGCCAACGCATGCTGGAGCGGCTGCAGGGCCACGCCCGCCTGCGCGCCCGCTGGGTCTGGGACGCCAACCCGGCGGCCCTGGCCCAGACCCTGGCGCGCTACCCCCATCTGCGCGCTGCTGACAGCGCCGAGGCCTTGATCCAGAGCCCGGGCTTGCACAGCCTCTACATCGCCACGCCGCCGGCGGCCCATCTGCGCTTGAGCGAGCTGGGTTTCGACGCCGGCCTGGCCGTCTTCTGCGAGAAGCCGCTGACGGTGGACTTCCCCGGCGCGCGCCGCTGCATCGCCCGCATCGCGGCCGAGGGCCAGCGCGCGGCGGTCAACTTCGCCCTCGCTTCCTCGCCGGGCCTGGCCTTGCTGCAACAGCGCTTCGGCGCGATGGCCAGCGCGCCCAGCCTGGGCCGCTTGCAGCACATCGAACTGGAGCTGGCTTTTGCCGCCTGGCCGCGCCCCTGGCAGGCCGCCGCGGGCGCTTGGCTGGCCGAGCGTGAGGAAGGCGGCTTCAGCCGCGAGGTGATGTCGCACTTCATCTTCGCAGCCCAGCGCGTGCTGGGCCCGGCCCGACTGCTGCGTAGCGAGGTTCTTTTCCCCTCTGAGGGCCGAGGCGCCGAAACCCAGCTGACCGCTGAACTCGAGATCGGCGGTGTGCCCTTGCGCATCCACGGCCGTGTCGGCGGCGAACAAGCCGACCTCAATCGCATGGTCTGGCAAGCCGAGCACGGCACGCTGGAACTGGGCGAATGGTTCACCCGCATTCAGGACACCAGCACCTCCGCCGAGGCTTTGGCCCCGGAACTGCAACGCGAACGCAGCCGCCTCGACCAGCTCGATCAATGGGTCGCCCTGATCCAAGGCCGCCGCCACGGCCTGCCCGGCTTCGCCGAAAGCCTGGCCGTTCAGGAAACCATTGAGGCACTGCTGCAAGCGCCGGCCTGA
- a CDS encoding multidrug effflux MFS transporter — protein sequence MNPEASRLWRAPRWALAVLLAGLGMVGPFSIDTYLPAFAGIAAALQATPVEMQQTLSSYLLGFAVMNLFHGALSDSFGRRPVVLVGMAVFTLASVGCALAGSIGQLVFWRTVQGMSAGAGIVVSRAIIRDMFPPSEAQRVMSQVTIFFGVAPAIAPMVGGFLFVHADWHSIFWFLVLVGVALLVANWRLLPETLHEKDRHRFHVGELMRGYRQLVINRRFVLLALASGIPFNGMFLYVLAAPVFVGEHLQLAPTQFFWFFCFSIGGIMGGAALSGRLAGRIQPKRQIRIGFTIMVLVSLLNVTLNLLLPPSPFWALPVISTFSFGWALMVPVVTLMVLDVVPERRGMASSLQACIGSAANGLVAGVVVPLVMHSTLALALASMGLMSIGLLSWLWIKGDVPS from the coding sequence ATGAATCCCGAAGCCAGCCGTTTGTGGCGCGCACCCCGTTGGGCCTTGGCCGTCTTGTTGGCCGGCTTGGGCATGGTGGGCCCGTTCTCCATCGACACCTATCTGCCGGCCTTTGCGGGCATTGCCGCGGCCTTGCAGGCCACGCCGGTGGAGATGCAGCAGACCTTGTCCAGCTACCTGTTGGGCTTTGCGGTGATGAATCTGTTCCACGGCGCCTTGTCCGACAGCTTCGGCCGGCGGCCAGTGGTGCTGGTGGGCATGGCGGTGTTCACGCTGGCCTCGGTCGGTTGCGCCTTGGCTGGCAGCATCGGCCAGCTGGTGTTCTGGCGCACGGTCCAGGGCATGTCGGCCGGGGCCGGCATCGTGGTGTCGCGCGCCATCATCCGCGATATGTTCCCGCCGTCCGAGGCGCAGCGGGTGATGTCGCAGGTGACCATCTTCTTCGGCGTGGCGCCGGCGATTGCGCCCATGGTGGGCGGCTTTCTGTTCGTGCATGCCGACTGGCATTCCATCTTCTGGTTCCTGGTGCTGGTGGGCGTGGCTCTGCTGGTGGCCAATTGGCGCCTGCTGCCCGAAACCCTGCATGAGAAAGACCGCCATCGTTTCCACGTTGGCGAGCTGATGCGTGGCTACCGGCAGCTGGTCATCAACCGCCGCTTCGTGCTGCTGGCCCTGGCCAGCGGCATCCCGTTCAACGGCATGTTTCTCTACGTGCTGGCGGCGCCGGTGTTCGTGGGCGAGCATCTGCAGCTGGCGCCGACGCAGTTCTTCTGGTTTTTCTGTTTTTCCATCGGCGGCATCATGGGCGGTGCGGCGCTGAGCGGCCGGCTGGCCGGGCGCATCCAGCCCAAGCGCCAGATCCGCATTGGCTTCACCATCATGGTGCTGGTGTCGCTGCTCAATGTGACGCTCAACCTGCTGCTGCCCCCCAGTCCTTTCTGGGCCCTGCCGGTGATTTCGACCTTCTCCTTCGGCTGGGCGCTGATGGTGCCGGTGGTGACGCTGATGGTGCTCGATGTCGTGCCTGAGCGGCGCGGCATGGCGTCCTCGCTGCAGGCCTGCATCGGCAGCGCGGCCAACGGCCTGGTGGCTGGCGTGGTCGTGCCCCTGGTCATGCACTCCACGCTCGCGCTGGCCCTGGCCTCGATGGGGCTGATGAGCATCGGCCTGCTGTCCTGGCTGTGGATCAAGGGCGACGTGCCGTCCTGA
- a CDS encoding carbonic anhydrase: MSESKSEPITRRPRLRPLILCLSLLSLMSLAPARAADESLDVLRQRLAERLSDKSESPKGMKVTSKGGEEGGKSTKAKGGKANKAEAGHETKHGAAGGHVHWGYAGEGAPDKWAELSPEFRQCAVGTRQSPIDIREGIRVDLEKIQFEYRPSSFAVLDNGHTIQVNVAPGNALQVMGRRFELLQFHFHRPSEERINGRQYDMVAHLVHKDAEGRLAVVAVLLERGQDQALVQTIWNNLPLEKGEALPAPGLLDLNQLLPENRAYYTYMGSLTTPPCSEGVLWMVMRTPVQVSPNQIAIFSRLYPMNARPIQAGSGRLIKESN; encoded by the coding sequence ATGTCTGAATCCAAGTCTGAACCCATCACGCGGCGGCCACGGCTTCGCCCTCTCATCCTGTGTCTGTCCTTGTTGAGCCTGATGTCGCTGGCGCCAGCCCGGGCGGCCGATGAGTCGCTCGATGTGTTGCGCCAGCGTCTGGCGGAGCGACTGAGCGACAAATCCGAGTCGCCCAAGGGCATGAAAGTCACCAGCAAGGGCGGCGAGGAGGGCGGCAAGAGCACCAAGGCCAAGGGCGGCAAGGCCAACAAGGCCGAGGCCGGACATGAGACCAAGCATGGCGCCGCAGGGGGCCATGTGCACTGGGGCTATGCCGGCGAGGGTGCACCCGACAAATGGGCCGAGCTGAGCCCCGAGTTCCGCCAATGCGCGGTGGGCACGCGCCAGAGCCCGATCGACATCCGCGAGGGCATTCGTGTCGATCTGGAGAAGATCCAGTTCGAGTACCGCCCCAGCAGCTTCGCCGTGCTGGACAACGGCCACACCATCCAGGTCAATGTGGCGCCGGGCAATGCGCTGCAGGTCATGGGCCGGCGTTTCGAGCTGCTGCAGTTCCACTTCCACCGCCCCAGCGAAGAGCGCATCAACGGCCGCCAGTACGACATGGTGGCCCATCTGGTGCACAAAGATGCCGAAGGCCGCCTGGCCGTGGTGGCCGTGCTGCTGGAGCGCGGTCAGGACCAGGCCTTGGTGCAAACCATCTGGAACAACCTGCCGCTGGAAAAAGGCGAGGCCTTGCCCGCGCCGGGCTTGCTGGACTTGAACCAGCTGCTGCCCGAGAACCGGGCCTACTACACCTATATGGGCTCGCTGACCACGCCGCCCTGCTCCGAGGGCGTGCTCTGGATGGTGATGCGCACGCCGGTGCAGGTCTCGCCCAACCAGATCGCCATCTTCTCGCGCCTCTACCCGATGAATGCCCGACCCATCCAGGCCGGTTCAGGGCGCCTGATCAAGGAGAGCAACTGA
- a CDS encoding ATP-binding protein: protein MSRKASSSLFFAIALGASIGLLLPAMAVGGFLIGLREPQVAEAAQQRELDAKLDVLVSSLPELLWNLDTVAAREVVSAIMTSPDVVRVNVSDASQGQPFIEMSFPERKKGQSIKGEREIFRGLTRIGHIQIEIDNHLSTAALTRQRWLYGATVGGQLLVSLALILALVNSRLMRPLRELGDFANDLAEGRFSAELKPGRPDEIGLLGGHLGHMRDALQQQFEAQRALIERLRGMAETVPGVVYQLRLGTDGRFSFAYVSEAVKDYFHLSAAALSQDAEPWFAQIDPADRASVRESLLASARHLAPWQQEFRTHFGDGSERWIFGNAIAQLEEGGSVLWHGFLTDISRQRRDALELLRYRHHLEELVEARTAELAEATHAAQAASLAKSAFLANMSHEIRTPMNAIIGLTYLVQSDTTEPEQQERLQKVADAAEHLLSVINNVLDFSKIEAGKLQLEHTEFTVIQVLDNISSMLAQRAHEKQLRVQLDLDDLLSTQVLLGDAQRITEVLLNFAGNAVKFTEAGFVRLSARVQEDLGSALRLRFEVQDSGIGIAEEAQARLFQDFEQADSSTTRRYGGTGLGLAICRRLAELMQGEVGVHSAPGQGSRFWFSLQVDKSEAELPVLPGPPRGTAAREQLKQFSGTRILLAEDNAVNQEVAVALLGSAGLQVDVAGDGQEALRMAGEFDYALILMDVQMPLMDGLDATRAIRGLPLGRDVPILAMTANAFAEERQRCLDAGMNDHVAKPVVAEQLFATLASWLSRRAEQRRLQAQQQLQLPTEL, encoded by the coding sequence TTGAGCAGAAAAGCTTCCAGCTCGCTGTTTTTCGCGATTGCGCTCGGCGCCAGCATCGGTCTGCTGCTGCCAGCCATGGCCGTGGGCGGCTTTCTGATTGGCCTGCGTGAACCCCAGGTGGCCGAGGCGGCGCAGCAGCGTGAACTGGACGCCAAGCTCGATGTGCTGGTCAGCAGCCTGCCCGAGCTGCTCTGGAACCTGGACACGGTGGCCGCACGCGAGGTGGTCTCCGCCATCATGACTTCGCCCGATGTGGTGCGCGTCAACGTCAGCGACGCCTCGCAAGGCCAGCCCTTCATCGAGATGAGCTTCCCCGAGCGCAAAAAGGGGCAGAGCATCAAGGGCGAGCGCGAGATCTTCCGCGGCCTGACCCGCATCGGCCACATCCAGATCGAGATCGACAACCACCTCAGCACCGCCGCCCTCACCCGCCAACGCTGGCTCTACGGCGCCACCGTGGGCGGCCAGCTGCTGGTCTCGCTGGCCCTGATCCTGGCCCTGGTCAACTCGCGCCTGATGCGACCGCTGCGCGAGCTGGGCGACTTTGCCAATGACCTGGCCGAAGGCCGCTTCAGCGCCGAGCTCAAGCCCGGCCGACCCGACGAGATCGGCCTGCTGGGCGGCCATCTGGGCCATATGCGCGATGCGCTGCAGCAGCAGTTCGAGGCCCAGCGGGCCCTGATCGAACGCCTGCGCGGCATGGCCGAGACCGTGCCCGGCGTGGTCTACCAGCTGCGCCTGGGCACCGACGGGCGCTTCAGCTTTGCCTACGTCAGCGAGGCGGTGAAGGACTATTTCCACCTGAGTGCGGCGGCCCTGAGCCAGGACGCCGAGCCCTGGTTCGCCCAGATCGACCCGGCCGACCGCGCCAGCGTGCGCGAATCGCTGCTGGCCTCGGCCCGCCATCTGGCGCCCTGGCAGCAGGAGTTCCGCACCCATTTCGGCGACGGCAGCGAGCGCTGGATCTTCGGCAACGCGATTGCCCAGCTGGAAGAAGGCGGCAGCGTGCTCTGGCACGGCTTTCTGACCGACATCTCGCGCCAGCGCCGCGACGCGCTGGAGCTGCTGCGCTACCGCCACCATCTCGAAGAGCTGGTCGAGGCCCGCACCGCCGAGCTGGCCGAGGCCACCCACGCGGCGCAGGCGGCCAGCCTGGCCAAGAGCGCCTTCCTGGCCAATATGAGCCACGAGATCCGCACGCCGATGAACGCCATCATCGGCCTGACCTATCTGGTGCAAAGCGACACCACCGAGCCCGAGCAGCAAGAGCGCTTGCAGAAGGTGGCCGACGCCGCCGAGCACCTGCTCAGCGTCATCAACAATGTGCTCGACTTCTCCAAGATCGAGGCCGGCAAGCTGCAGCTGGAGCACACCGAGTTCACCGTCATCCAGGTGCTGGACAACATCTCCAGCATGCTGGCCCAGCGCGCCCACGAAAAGCAGCTGCGCGTCCAGCTGGATCTGGACGACCTGCTGTCCACCCAGGTGCTGCTGGGCGACGCCCAGCGCATCACCGAGGTGCTGCTGAACTTTGCCGGCAATGCCGTCAAGTTCACCGAGGCCGGCTTCGTGCGCCTGAGCGCACGGGTGCAGGAGGATCTGGGCTCGGCCCTGCGCCTGCGTTTCGAGGTGCAGGACAGCGGCATCGGCATCGCCGAGGAAGCCCAGGCCCGCCTGTTCCAGGATTTCGAGCAGGCCGACAGCTCCACCACCCGCCGCTACGGCGGCACCGGCCTGGGCCTGGCAATCTGCCGGCGCCTGGCCGAGCTGATGCAGGGCGAGGTGGGGGTGCACAGCGCGCCGGGCCAGGGCAGCCGCTTCTGGTTCTCGTTGCAGGTGGACAAGAGCGAGGCCGAGCTGCCGGTGCTGCCCGGCCCGCCGCGCGGCACCGCGGCGCGCGAGCAGCTCAAGCAGTTCAGCGGCACCCGCATCCTGCTGGCTGAAGACAACGCGGTGAACCAGGAGGTGGCCGTGGCCCTGCTGGGCAGCGCCGGCCTGCAGGTCGATGTGGCGGGCGATGGCCAGGAGGCCTTGCGCATGGCCGGCGAGTTCGATTACGCCCTCATCCTCATGGATGTGCAGATGCCGCTGATGGACGGCCTGGACGCCACCCGTGCCATCCGCGGCCTGCCCCTGGGCCGGGACGTGCCGATTCTGGCCATGACGGCCAATGCCTTTGCCGAGGAGCGCCAGCGCTGCCTGGACGCCGGCATGAACGACCATGTGGCCAAGCCCGTGGTGGCCGAGCAGCTCTTCGCCACCCTGGCCAGCTGGCTGAGCCGCCGCGCCGAGCAGCGCCGCCTGCAAGCCCAGCAGCAGTTGCAGCTGCCGACCGAGCTCTGA
- the mraZ gene encoding division/cell wall cluster transcriptional repressor MraZ has product MFQGASALAMDAKGRLAVPTRHREVLQALCAGQLTVTKHPEGCLMVFPRPAWEAFRDRIAALPMSAAGWKRVFLGNAMDVEIDSAARVLISPELRAAAGLQKDVMLLGMGSHFELWDSASYAAHEAKVMESELPDALKDFSF; this is encoded by the coding sequence GTGTTTCAGGGGGCTTCAGCCTTGGCAATGGATGCCAAGGGGCGTTTGGCCGTCCCGACACGCCACCGCGAGGTGCTGCAGGCCCTGTGCGCCGGGCAGCTGACGGTCACCAAGCATCCGGAAGGCTGCTTGATGGTCTTTCCCCGTCCGGCCTGGGAGGCCTTCCGTGACCGCATCGCCGCCCTGCCCATGTCGGCGGCCGGCTGGAAGCGGGTGTTCCTCGGCAATGCCATGGATGTGGAGATCGACAGTGCCGCCCGCGTGCTGATCTCGCCCGAGCTGCGTGCCGCAGCCGGTTTGCAAAAAGACGTGATGCTGCTCGGCATGGGCAGCCACTTCGAACTCTGGGATTCCGCCTCCTACGCCGCGCATGAGGCCAAGGTGATGGAATCCGAACTGCCGGACGCCCTCAAGGACTTCAGCTTCTGA